The genomic region aagtcattttaatGCTACTGTCATCCATCTCTGATGAAGTCTGGTGTCTTTGTTCGCAGTGCCGTATGCCACAGGTATCTTCATCGTGGGGCTTGCTTCATCATGttactgcttcttttctttctttttaataattttggttCTTCTCTGCTTTCTACCATGAGTTTTTTTTCTGGGGATCTTGTGCTTATTCTTCTTCAtccattttttaacttttgtaaTCCGTGGGCTCACACAGAACTTTCTGCCTTCTATGTAGAGACTGCCAGAGCAAAAATTAGTTgtcagtttcaaagaaaaaatgtagaaaaccCCAACTTCATACTTATCACTCACATACGAAGACCACAAAGTTATAATTGGTTAATCTTAAGTTATATTTTGTACTATGTCTATTCACTTTTGTCTAGtttcaaatatgtaaaagttAGGATCTAAGGTTTACATGATTACACTTGTCttccaaaatctgaaaaaagcTTTACTACTTCAGTGGGTCTGAAAAGAACCACAGTGCAAAACAGTACATTTCTATGGCCAATGAATAAGTAGaccactttattattattattattattattattattattattattattattattattattattattattattgtcacaATCATCATGCAAATgtctagaaataaaaaatgtccaGGATTTCTTTGAAATTTATCAATTTAATCCAACCAGTGTCATATtgtaccagaaaaaaataaattagaaatagCTTATGTACAAAAGTAAAGCTGATTTAATGAGTTTAGGCAAGGTTTGTAGAGGATCAATAGtcggaaaaaaacagagaagtcTTAAGGTGCATGAATCATTCTTTGgttctgaaaataaagcaagtgtTAAAGTTAGTGCAGGCTGAATAATGATCAATATTATTACTGAAAAGCAAATTCAATTTTAGCAGTCAGAAGTTCAAATAGCACAAGGAAGGACAGTTCTTAAATCACACACAATCTTGTTTTTCATTGAATTTGTGTTAGCATTCTAAGATTCTACTTGTTTAAATGGCGCCTAATAGGTTTTAACTTGACAGTACCCCTTTCACAGTGAAGGACCCAAAACTTCTCTTACATAACAGCTTCTAGGTGACACAGGCCATCCGCTTTCTGGATTTCAAACCTCTCCACTCTTCTGAGAATTCCTTTGGGAATTTCATCTGAAACTTTTGTGCAACAGTTAAAGGCCCCaggaaacaaagctaaaaagagTAATAACAATGTTAGAAACAACATAGATATGAAGAGGACAAGTCATAGCttgacttcacagaatcacagaatggttgaggttggaagggacctctggaggtcgtctggtccaatgcccctgctcaagAAGGGCCACCTGGAGCcacttgcccaggaccatgtccagacaccTTTTGCAtatatccaaggatggagactccacaacatatctgggcaacctgctccagtgtttgactaccctcacagcaataaaaagtgttttcctgGGTTAAGAttgaatttcatgtgttttaatttgtgcacattgcctcttgtcctgtcagtgggcactactgCGAAGATCCTGGCTTCCTCTTCTTTCATTCCTATCAAGTATGGGAACAATGGTTACAATGGTTACAACACCTTGATAAGAactcccttgagccttctcttctccaggctaaacagtcccagctctctcagcttttcctcatatacaagatgctccagtcccttcat from Aptenodytes patagonicus chromosome Z, bAptPat1.pri.cur, whole genome shotgun sequence harbors:
- the CCL28 gene encoding LOW QUALITY PROTEIN: C-C motif chemokine 28 (The sequence of the model RefSeq protein was modified relative to this genomic sequence to represent the inferred CDS: deleted 1 base in 1 codon), coding for MDVNLVTVLAILAVAVSQTSETLFPGAFNCCTKVSDEIPKGILRRVERFEIQKADGLCHLEAVILYIEGRKFCVSPRITKVKKWMKKNKHKIPRKKTHGRKQRRTKIIKKKKRSSNMMKQAPR